In the Rhodospirillaceae bacterium genome, one interval contains:
- a CDS encoding DUF6134 family protein: protein MTLMTNKKPPTRMWAILLWVTLILGMIWLASPRTASSQSIDDATEKEVLPENPVLVEMTQPAGRSGTDPFELYPNGLEFDVYRKGNRVGTHEVTFEKDAGSLKVTSKFKLRVKVLFVTAYKFDFESTGLWRDGILQSLVAETNDNGKESSVDAYLSEDGKFYATGRKGPFVTNNWVYPTTHWNVGAVESDVVLNTLNGQLAKVEVLRKGIELVETKEGGSVDAERFEYTGELRDTIVWYDSDGRWVRMKFTTKQGETLDYVCRECGFPGVSEQISDASPLEEKQ, encoded by the coding sequence ATGACGCTGATGACCAACAAGAAGCCGCCGACCCGCATGTGGGCCATATTGTTATGGGTGACCCTGATTTTGGGCATGATATGGCTCGCGAGCCCACGCACTGCGTCTTCGCAATCCATAGATGACGCCACTGAAAAGGAAGTCCTGCCGGAGAACCCCGTTCTGGTTGAAATGACTCAGCCCGCAGGACGGTCTGGAACCGATCCTTTTGAACTTTATCCGAATGGCCTTGAATTTGATGTTTACCGGAAGGGTAACCGCGTCGGCACCCATGAAGTGACCTTTGAGAAAGACGCTGGCTCTTTAAAGGTGACCAGTAAATTCAAGTTGCGAGTGAAGGTCTTGTTTGTCACGGCATATAAATTTGATTTTGAATCTACAGGTCTTTGGCGCGACGGCATCTTGCAGTCTTTGGTTGCAGAAACGAATGATAATGGAAAAGAGTCTTCGGTTGATGCCTATCTTTCTGAGGATGGAAAATTTTATGCGACGGGCCGTAAAGGACCATTTGTGACGAACAATTGGGTTTATCCGACAACCCACTGGAACGTTGGAGCGGTAGAGTCCGACGTGGTTCTTAATACCCTAAATGGCCAACTTGCTAAGGTTGAGGTTCTTCGTAAAGGCATCGAACTTGTTGAAACGAAGGAGGGTGGTTCAGTCGACGCCGAACGCTTTGAGTATACGGGAGAGTTACGCGATACCATTGTTTGGTATGATAGTGATGGGCGCTGGGTGCGCATGAAGTTTACGACAAAGCAAGGTGAAACGCTTGATTACGTTTGCCGCGAGTGCGGCTTCCCAGGTGTGTCCGAACAAATCTCGGATGCTAGTCCGTTAGAAGAAAAGCAATGA
- a CDS encoding SDR family NAD(P)-dependent oxidoreductase, with the protein MSKVLWITGAGKGIGRSVALEYASHGWVVAISARTQSDLDEVVKQAEEDKASGKVYAYALDVTDHDAVKQVFKTIEADLGPVTQVIFNAGTHSPTSPSAFSVVPFRTLIEVNYMGAVNGLDAVLSTLIDRKSGHIAIVASVAGYGGLPNASAYGATKAALINMCESLKTQLDALGVTLSVINPGFVRTPLTDKNDFPMPFLMEPEAAAKAIYDGMARKKFEIAFPTPFVIILKFLQLLPYGLYFALVKKMTKV; encoded by the coding sequence ATGAGTAAAGTCTTATGGATTACAGGGGCCGGTAAGGGCATCGGCAGATCGGTCGCGCTTGAGTACGCCTCCCACGGTTGGGTTGTAGCAATCAGCGCACGAACGCAGAGCGACTTAGATGAAGTTGTGAAGCAGGCTGAGGAAGATAAGGCATCAGGGAAGGTTTATGCGTATGCGCTGGATGTCACTGACCATGATGCCGTGAAGCAGGTGTTTAAAACGATTGAGGCTGACCTTGGGCCAGTGACTCAAGTGATATTCAATGCTGGCACTCATTCGCCAACGTCTCCTTCCGCGTTTTCAGTTGTACCGTTTCGCACATTGATAGAAGTAAATTACATGGGCGCTGTGAACGGTCTGGACGCTGTTTTATCGACATTGATTGATCGGAAATCTGGCCACATCGCTATTGTAGCTTCTGTTGCAGGATATGGCGGTCTTCCGAATGCGTCGGCTTATGGGGCGACTAAAGCAGCGCTCATCAACATGTGTGAGTCTCTGAAGACGCAATTGGATGCATTAGGCGTAACCCTGTCCGTCATTAATCCTGGGTTTGTAAGAACGCCATTGACTGACAAAAATGATTTTCCAATGCCCTTCTTGATGGAACCTGAGGCTGCGGCAAAGGCGATATATGATGGCATGGCGCGCAAAAAATTTGAAATCGCCTTCCCTACACCCTTCGTTATAATTCTGAAGTTTTTACAGCTACTGCCCTATGGGCTTTACTTTGCTTTGGTCAAAAAAATGACTAAGGTATGA
- a CDS encoding nuclear transport factor 2 family protein, producing MIDEPASRPFSADAYVAFYENLTPETLQDLAKVAHEDIRFKDPFNDVIGIKSYRIVLADMFRATPDISFEVLHRAYDQDVCFLRWNCQATVKVLGKSPWKVQGMSELRFASDGRVIAHLDYWDASSQFYNRLPVVGWLIRLIRRRVAAH from the coding sequence ATGATAGACGAACCCGCTTCTAGGCCGTTTTCTGCTGACGCGTATGTCGCGTTTTATGAAAATCTAACGCCTGAGACTTTGCAAGATCTTGCAAAAGTTGCTCATGAAGATATCAGATTTAAAGACCCATTTAACGATGTTATCGGTATAAAATCTTATAGAATCGTATTGGCAGATATGTTTCGTGCGACGCCAGATATCAGTTTTGAGGTTTTACACAGGGCATATGATCAAGACGTTTGCTTCTTGCGGTGGAATTGTCAGGCGACCGTCAAAGTCTTGGGCAAATCCCCCTGGAAAGTACAGGGGATGTCTGAGCTCAGATTCGCATCAGATGGCAGGGTTATTGCCCATCTTGATTATTGGGACGCATCATCCCAGTTTTACAATCGACTACCCGTTGTTGGCTGGTTAATTCGGCTCATTCGGCGGCGCGTTGCTGCACATTAG